One Ethanoligenens harbinense YUAN-3 genomic window carries:
- the istA gene encoding IS21 family transposase, translating to MEGANRMDIRSDRQKGLSYTEIARKYNIDPRTAKKYAESEARPVYSLSATKPSKLDPYKEQITVWLEEAPYSAERILEKIQEQGFEGGHSIVREYVRNKKEQLDEKATVRFETMPGLQGQMDWAFFEDHTVPEDGKLKKLYCFLFILGYSRTRYIEFVTNMSTNTLIRCHANAFRYLGGYPEEILYDNMKQVVIKRLLKQEDSTLNRQFEDFAGFYGFKPCAVPAIPRPDKG from the coding sequence ATGGAAGGAGCAAACCGGATGGATATCCGAAGCGACCGGCAAAAAGGACTGAGCTACACAGAGATAGCGCGCAAGTACAACATTGACCCGAGGACGGCGAAGAAATACGCCGAGAGCGAGGCGCGACCGGTATACAGCCTGAGCGCAACGAAGCCGTCGAAGCTGGACCCCTACAAGGAGCAGATAACGGTATGGCTGGAGGAAGCGCCGTACTCAGCGGAGCGGATACTGGAGAAAATTCAGGAGCAGGGCTTCGAGGGTGGGCACAGCATCGTGCGGGAATACGTGCGAAACAAGAAGGAACAGTTGGACGAGAAAGCAACGGTGCGGTTTGAAACGATGCCGGGACTTCAAGGGCAGATGGACTGGGCGTTTTTTGAGGATCACACCGTGCCGGAGGATGGGAAGCTGAAAAAGCTGTACTGTTTTCTGTTCATTTTGGGGTACTCGCGGACACGGTACATAGAGTTTGTGACCAACATGAGTACCAACACTCTGATCCGCTGCCATGCCAACGCGTTCCGGTATTTAGGCGGTTACCCGGAGGAAATTCTGTATGACAACATGAAGCAGGTCGTCATCAAACGGCTGCTGAAGCAGGAAGACAGTACCCTCAACCGGCAGTTTGAGGATTTCGCCGGATTCTATGGGTTCAAGCCATGTGCTGTGCCGGCCATACCGAGGCCAGACAAAGGGTAA
- a CDS encoding RHS repeat-associated core domain-containing protein — MYHIASLSAANLHFLTGVFLHFITGADTYDAENNRIAMAMSDSTTSYVYDTNAAMSRMLVSTDENGNKTYYIYSSGLIGSYDSSNNYAVYHYDYCGSTTALTNSSGQVPDIYTYGTYGNLTSHTGVSPTAFLFNGRDGVQTDPNGLYYMRARYYSPTLLRFVNADVKKGNIQTSESLNRCAYANGNPINDIDPFGTDTWSISLSGSAELFWYVSLSIGLVEDGNGHVAIIVTNAGTSTDTASAGLVGAGLSLGIQHTNAPDIKNIYGKSLDFGGGIKAFGGDFVIMNDGNGGYYYGEQGSLGFGAGFDFHVVNSYTTPLYTFQDPNVGQGKALK; from the coding sequence GTGTACCATATTGCATCCCTTTCCGCTGCAAACCTACATTTTTTGACCGGCGTTTTTCTTCATTTTATCACTGGCGCTGACACCTATGATGCAGAAAACAACCGCATTGCGATGGCCATGAGCGACAGCACCACAAGCTATGTCTACGATACCAATGCGGCCATGAGCCGGATGCTTGTATCCACGGACGAGAACGGGAACAAAACCTATTATATCTATAGCAGCGGGCTGATTGGTTCCTATGACTCAAGCAACAATTATGCCGTCTATCACTACGATTACTGTGGCAGCACCACGGCATTAACAAACAGTAGCGGGCAAGTGCCCGACATCTACACATATGGCACTTATGGTAATCTGACAAGCCACACGGGCGTTTCTCCAACAGCATTTCTTTTCAACGGCCGCGATGGTGTACAGACCGATCCCAACGGCCTGTATTACATGCGGGCAAGATATTATTCGCCCACCCTGCTGCGGTTTGTGAACGCGGATGTGAAGAAGGGCAACATCCAGACCAGTGAAAGCTTAAACCGTTGCGCATATGCAAATGGAAATCCGATTAACGATATTGATCCGTTTGGAACGGACACTTGGTCAATTAGTCTAAGTGGAAGTGCCGAGTTATTCTGGTACGTATCTCTCTCTATTGGATTAGTTGAAGATGGCAATGGTCATGTGGCAATAATCGTTACTAATGCTGGAACATCAACGGATACTGCGTCTGCTGGACTTGTTGGGGCAGGTCTTTCCTTAGGAATACAGCATACAAATGCACCTGATATAAAAAACATATATGGAAAATCGTTGGATTTTGGAGGAGGTATAAAAGCTTTTGGTGGTGATTTTGTAATAATGAATGATGGAAATGGCGGTTATTATTATGGAGAACAGGGTTCACTTGGATTCGGTGCGGGATTCGACTTTCATGTTGTAAATAGTTACACTACTCCATTATATACATTTCAAGATCCTAATGTTGGGCAAGGGAAGGCGCTAAAATGA
- the tnpB gene encoding IS66 family insertion sequence element accessory protein TnpB (TnpB, as the term is used for proteins encoded by IS66 family insertion elements, is considered an accessory protein, since TnpC, encoded by a neighboring gene, is a DDE family transposase.) — MQFGEKPVYLCCGCTDMRKSINGLMTLVQHSFSLDPFVDALFVFCNRSRDRLKILEWDGDGFWLYFKRLERGHFRWPSSDEETTMTLNSEELSCLIDGARLEKKLRRSEVLEHNIS, encoded by the coding sequence ATGCAGTTCGGAGAAAAACCTGTGTATCTTTGCTGTGGGTGCACGGATATGAGGAAATCGATCAACGGGCTAATGACGCTTGTGCAGCACAGTTTTTCTCTCGACCCTTTTGTCGACGCGCTGTTCGTGTTCTGCAACCGAAGCCGTGACCGCCTGAAAATACTGGAGTGGGACGGCGATGGCTTTTGGCTGTATTTCAAACGGCTGGAACGCGGACATTTCCGCTGGCCGTCGTCAGACGAGGAAACCACAATGACGCTGAACAGTGAGGAACTGTCTTGTCTGATCGATGGCGCAAGGCTGGAGAAAAAGCTTCGCCGCAGCGAAGTTCTTGAACACAATATTTCGTAA
- a CDS encoding glycosyl hydrolase family 8 — protein sequence MYMSTCFRYNKRKLLAVLSVVFATIAIFTAGYFGGEHHVCNIQQITSTYRNWKMAYLRAANSQMSRVIDPEMGNVTVSEGIGYGMLFSVAQDDPSVFKCLWKYAQYYMDDNGLMNWKIDADGNVIGTGAASDADEDMAYALLLASKKWKNPSYLKNAQTLVKSIQMHEIDSRYVLLPGDKWRVNPPLNPSYISPQYYKVFEKFDYTFWDKVYNVNFEILISSADRQTGLFPDWINYDRSLNSDNSNYGYDAIRVPIRLLYTYQAEKDSQSATLLAKIYNYVSNKSSLVAGYSLNGNPLVRYLNTSYLASYAAVASYNNQTAFIRKCWKN from the coding sequence ATGTATATGAGTACTTGTTTTAGATACAACAAAAGAAAATTATTGGCTGTGTTAAGTGTTGTTTTTGCAACAATTGCCATTTTTACTGCCGGTTATTTTGGCGGAGAGCACCATGTGTGTAATATCCAACAGATCACGTCCACATATCGAAACTGGAAAATGGCTTATCTACGCGCTGCGAACAGCCAAATGTCTCGCGTGATTGATCCAGAAATGGGCAACGTTACTGTCAGTGAGGGGATTGGATATGGAATGTTGTTTAGTGTCGCTCAGGATGATCCCTCCGTATTTAAATGTCTGTGGAAATATGCACAATATTATATGGATGATAATGGCTTAATGAACTGGAAAATAGATGCTGATGGAAATGTAATAGGTACTGGAGCAGCATCAGATGCCGACGAAGACATGGCTTATGCTTTGCTGCTAGCATCAAAAAAGTGGAAAAACCCTAGTTATCTAAAGAATGCACAGACTTTAGTAAAAAGCATACAGATGCACGAAATAGATAGCAGGTATGTCCTTCTTCCTGGTGACAAATGGAGAGTAAATCCTCCTCTCAATCCGTCTTACATTTCTCCCCAATATTATAAAGTGTTTGAAAAATTTGACTATACATTCTGGGATAAAGTATATAACGTTAATTTCGAAATTTTAATAAGCTCAGCCGACAGGCAAACTGGCTTGTTTCCAGACTGGATTAACTATGATAGATCTTTAAATTCTGATAATTCTAATTATGGCTATGACGCTATCCGAGTACCCATTCGCCTGCTATATACATACCAGGCTGAAAAAGATTCTCAGTCCGCAACTCTTCTTGCCAAAATATATAACTACGTATCAAATAAATCATCACTTGTTGCGGGATATTCTCTTAATGGAAACCCATTAGTGCGGTATTTAAATACTTCGTACCTTGCTTCTTATGCTGCTGTCGCTTCATACAATAATCAAACTGCATTTATACGAAAATGCTGGAAAAATTAG
- the tnpA gene encoding IS66 family insertion sequence element accessory protein TnpA, whose protein sequence is MDTQKIAREFRLSEWGEAVKERIAGGQSVDAFCEEKNISKATYYYRQKKVREAACMELMEKQKRGTGLVPDGWTQLTEAKSVTAGEGTLDIEIAGCHILANAQTDLELLARVCRILRSL, encoded by the coding sequence ATGGATACGCAAAAAATCGCGAGGGAGTTCCGGCTATCAGAGTGGGGCGAGGCGGTAAAGGAGCGAATAGCTGGCGGGCAGAGCGTGGACGCATTTTGCGAAGAAAAAAACATCAGCAAGGCCACCTATTACTACAGGCAGAAAAAAGTACGGGAAGCTGCCTGCATGGAGCTTATGGAGAAACAAAAGCGCGGAACCGGGCTTGTGCCGGACGGCTGGACGCAGCTTACGGAAGCAAAATCTGTTACTGCCGGCGAAGGCACCCTAGACATTGAAATCGCCGGCTGCCATATCCTTGCAAATGCCCAAACCGACCTGGAATTGCTGGCGAGAGTCTGCCGCATCCTGAGATCGCTGTGA
- a CDS encoding glycosyltransferase family 2 protein, translated as MTACKNLSYPRQLLNIYLCDDGKREEMRLLCVRLNVHYVTRKNLSFAKAGNLNNALRQGSGELVAIFDADMIPKSNFLEEMVGYFVDVKMGFVQAPQAFYNPDPFQYNFKFYNQIPNELDFFMRDIQRGRGCHNAVLHVGPNAVFRRCAIDEIGGIPTDSLTEDTATGMLIQAKGYKSVFVTKVLATGLSAESFKNLLKQRERWCRGNIQVLKKWNPLTIKGLNTLQRILYFDGLIYWFFGIQKMIFIICPLLYLFFGFTILNTNLIDLLLLWIPSFTASVLSFHTLGSKNRNFIWSHIYEVALAPYLSAISLFELISSESIPFRVTPKKVNLEKVKFSWGAALPHIILLSLTIMGWCNVFFQLRNGIEPYAICTSIIINLVWSLYNAFAFTVTILACFERPRFRKSERISTNADVVLFNSKYSSSTCGTLIDISECGMLIQYGLQDLGKGDEVLIDFRGIKKIPAQVVRLKMLTSGESELGVKFNGLSECQYEDIVKYMANQAQGYHVV; from the coding sequence TTGACTGCTTGTAAAAACCTTAGCTATCCACGCCAGTTATTAAATATTTATCTCTGTGATGATGGAAAACGAGAAGAGATGCGGTTGCTGTGTGTGAGATTAAATGTACATTATGTGACACGAAAAAATCTTTCATTTGCAAAAGCCGGAAATCTTAACAATGCGTTGAGACAAGGAAGCGGTGAGCTGGTAGCCATTTTTGATGCCGATATGATACCGAAGTCCAACTTTTTAGAAGAAATGGTTGGATATTTTGTTGATGTGAAAATGGGATTTGTACAGGCGCCGCAAGCGTTTTACAATCCGGATCCGTTTCAGTATAATTTCAAATTTTACAATCAGATTCCCAATGAATTGGATTTTTTTATGCGAGACATTCAGAGGGGTCGTGGTTGCCACAACGCCGTACTGCATGTAGGACCAAATGCCGTTTTTAGACGTTGCGCGATTGATGAAATTGGTGGAATTCCTACCGACTCTCTTACCGAAGATACGGCCACAGGAATGCTTATTCAAGCTAAGGGATATAAAAGTGTCTTTGTTACCAAGGTATTGGCCACTGGGCTGTCAGCTGAAAGTTTTAAAAATCTTCTCAAGCAACGTGAGCGTTGGTGCAGAGGAAATATTCAGGTACTTAAAAAGTGGAACCCTCTGACCATTAAGGGGTTAAATACTCTACAACGGATTCTATATTTTGATGGACTGATTTATTGGTTTTTTGGGATACAAAAGATGATATTCATCATTTGCCCATTGCTTTACTTGTTTTTTGGATTTACAATTCTAAACACCAACCTTATAGATTTATTGCTTCTATGGATTCCGTCGTTTACTGCCAGTGTATTATCTTTTCACACATTAGGCTCCAAGAATCGAAATTTTATATGGTCCCATATTTATGAAGTGGCACTGGCCCCATATCTATCGGCAATTTCTCTATTTGAACTTATCAGTAGTGAATCTATTCCGTTTCGGGTTACTCCCAAAAAAGTGAACTTGGAAAAGGTCAAATTTTCTTGGGGAGCCGCGCTCCCACATATTATACTACTCTCCCTTACAATTATGGGATGGTGCAATGTATTTTTTCAGCTTCGGAATGGCATAGAGCCCTATGCAATTTGTACATCTATAATAATTAATTTAGTATGGTCATTATATAACGCGTTTGCATTCACAGTCACTATTTTGGCTTGTTTTGAAAGGCCGCGTTTTAGGAAAAGTGAACGAATATCTACGAATGCGGATGTTGTCCTTTTTAATTCGAAGTATTCTTCTTCCACCTGCGGTACGTTGATCGATATATCTGAATGCGGTATGCTAATACAATATGGATTGCAAGATTTAGGAAAAGGGGATGAGGTCCTGATTGATTTCCGAGGTATAAAAAAAATTCCTGCACAAGTTGTACGGTTGAAGATGCTCACAAGTGGAGAAAGCGAGTTGGGAGTCAAATTCAATGGATTGTCTGAGTGTCAATACGAAGATATTGTAAAATATATGGCAAATCAGGCGCAAGGATATCATGTGGTTTAG
- a CDS encoding Mu transposase domain-containing protein: protein MIGIKYSSLDDLNGQALAWCNKVNGKVHATTNEIPFERLKKEGLNPLKREYIIDKINLRRVQKDCLISYGGNQYSVPSEYAGEDVAVVALDNVLAVYYEGKQIALHRISYQKKDMVVNAHHYRRLTVKQSFDTENTLLDGDSVIDFPIQQHDLNRYDEVLL, encoded by the coding sequence ATGATTGGCATCAAGTACTCTTCACTTGACGACCTCAATGGCCAGGCCCTCGCATGGTGTAATAAGGTCAATGGGAAAGTCCACGCCACAACAAATGAAATTCCCTTCGAGAGACTAAAAAAAGAGGGCCTTAACCCTCTTAAACGTGAATATATCATCGACAAAATCAATCTGCGCCGGGTACAAAAAGACTGCCTCATCTCGTACGGCGGTAATCAGTATTCCGTGCCATCGGAATACGCCGGCGAAGATGTGGCAGTCGTAGCATTGGACAACGTGCTTGCTGTCTACTATGAAGGAAAGCAAATTGCCCTGCACCGAATATCCTACCAGAAAAAAGACATGGTCGTCAATGCCCATCATTATCGCAGGCTGACCGTCAAGCAATCCTTTGATACAGAAAACACCCTGCTGGACGGCGACAGTGTCATCGACTTTCCTATCCAACAACACGATTTGAACCGGTATGACGAGGTGCTGCTATGA
- the tnpC gene encoding IS66 family transposase has protein sequence MEKQEKTIEIPLSVYENFLKQAEQIAELKQQIQWLMEQFRLAKRKQFGASSEQTDNEQLCLFNEAEQTADLTVPEPETTEVKAHYRRKTRLTTDKLPEDLPVETIEHELPIEARICPDCGCPLHKMGEDIREELKIIPAKAVIVRHVRHVYACRHCEESSDRVPIVKAEMPKPVIKGGFASPESVAHIAVQKFVMGSPLYRQEQEWAQSGILLSRQTMSNWLIRACEDWLEPIYQEMKRQLCNHQVLHADETTLQVLHEDGKPAQSKSYMWLYRTSGEAKRQIVLYDYQRDRKHIRPKDFLEDFSGFLHADGYDGYHKLPDRITVVGCWAHLRRKFDEALQTLPKDKRKSSDAAKGIAYCDRLFHLEKQFTLLTPEDRLKEREQQSKPVVEAFYAWVGSLRELPKTLMGKAIHYAQSQRMYLVRYLLDGRLEISNNRAENAIRPFVMGRKNWLFSNTPNGAKASAIYYSLIVSARENGLVPFEYLTKIFTEAPNGADVENLMPWGACPLI, from the coding sequence ATGGAAAAACAAGAAAAAACAATTGAAATACCGCTTTCTGTTTACGAGAATTTTCTCAAACAGGCGGAGCAGATTGCCGAGCTAAAACAGCAGATTCAGTGGCTGATGGAGCAATTCCGCCTGGCCAAACGTAAGCAATTCGGCGCGTCCAGTGAACAGACGGACAACGAACAATTATGTCTGTTTAACGAAGCAGAGCAAACCGCCGATTTGACCGTGCCAGAGCCGGAAACCACCGAGGTCAAGGCGCATTACCGCAGAAAGACGCGCCTGACCACCGACAAGTTGCCGGAAGATTTACCTGTTGAGACCATTGAACACGAGCTGCCGATCGAGGCGCGTATCTGTCCGGACTGCGGTTGTCCTCTGCACAAAATGGGGGAAGACATCCGTGAGGAACTGAAAATCATCCCGGCAAAAGCCGTGATTGTACGCCATGTACGGCACGTCTATGCCTGCCGCCACTGCGAGGAGTCCTCTGATCGTGTGCCGATTGTCAAGGCGGAGATGCCAAAACCCGTCATCAAGGGAGGGTTCGCATCACCCGAATCCGTCGCCCATATCGCCGTGCAAAAATTTGTGATGGGCAGCCCGCTTTATCGGCAAGAGCAGGAGTGGGCGCAAAGCGGCATTCTGCTCTCACGTCAAACCATGTCCAACTGGCTCATCAGAGCCTGTGAAGATTGGCTGGAGCCAATTTATCAGGAAATGAAGCGACAGCTATGCAATCATCAAGTCCTTCACGCAGACGAAACCACCCTTCAGGTGCTGCATGAGGACGGCAAGCCCGCCCAGAGTAAAAGTTACATGTGGCTTTATCGTACAAGCGGCGAGGCTAAGCGCCAGATTGTGCTGTATGACTACCAGCGGGATCGAAAGCATATCCGTCCGAAAGACTTCTTAGAGGATTTTTCAGGTTTTCTCCATGCAGATGGTTATGACGGATACCACAAGCTGCCTGACCGAATCACCGTGGTGGGCTGTTGGGCGCATCTGCGTCGGAAATTTGACGAAGCGCTGCAAACACTGCCGAAGGATAAACGGAAATCGTCTGACGCCGCAAAGGGGATTGCTTACTGTGACAGGCTGTTTCATTTGGAGAAACAGTTCACTTTGCTGACCCCGGAAGATCGTTTGAAGGAACGCGAACAGCAAAGTAAACCGGTGGTTGAGGCGTTCTACGCCTGGGTCGGATCGCTCCGGGAACTGCCTAAAACCCTGATGGGTAAAGCAATCCATTATGCACAGTCACAGCGCATGTATCTTGTGCGGTATCTGTTGGACGGACGGCTGGAAATCAGTAACAATCGCGCGGAAAACGCCATTCGACCTTTTGTAATGGGACGGAAGAACTGGCTGTTTTCCAACACGCCAAACGGTGCAAAAGCCAGCGCAATCTATTACAGCTTGATCGTCTCTGCCAGGGAGAATGGTCTTGTGCCTTTTGAGTACCTCACAAAGATTTTCACCGAAGCGCCCAATGGCGCGGATGTTGAAAACCTCATGCCTTGGGGGGCGTGCCCGTTGATTTGA
- a CDS encoding RHS repeat-associated core domain-containing protein, which yields MLARYYSTTLKRFVNADVKKGNIQTSESLNRYAYVNGNPVNLIDPFGRSSEPGIDYNAIAQNAIQNISVPRLYMDSLSQTIDNSLNDAFNQANELKAAWANTTFTMTQVNFMLMFTTPDLAQGLGEENEIEVAAERACSVSKYKDITASGSRYTNILTDVTKSDFENNLSENGWSKSISQDGKTTIMQKTAQNTF from the coding sequence ATGCTGGCGCGGTATTATTCCACTACGCTGAAACGGTTTGTGAATGCGGATGTGAAGAAGGGTAACATCCAGACCAGTGAAAGCTTAAACCGTTATGCCTATGTGAACGGAAATCCGGTAAACCTGATCGACCCGTTTGGAAGAAGCTCGGAGCCTGGAATAGACTACAATGCCATAGCGCAAAATGCCATCCAAAATATTTCAGTCCCACGACTCTATATGGATAGTTTGTCCCAAACCATCGATAATAGCTTGAACGATGCTTTTAATCAAGCTAATGAATTAAAGGCGGCATGGGCAAATACAACATTTACAATGACGCAAGTCAATTTCATGCTCATGTTCACCACTCCTGATTTGGCACAGGGACTCGGTGAGGAAAATGAAATTGAAGTTGCTGCTGAGAGGGCATGCAGTGTTTCAAAATACAAAGATATTACTGCATCAGGCAGTCGCTATACTAATATATTAACTGATGTTACAAAATCAGATTTTGAAAATAATCTATCGGAAAATGGTTGGTCAAAATCAATAAGCCAAGACGGAAAAACAACAATCATGCAAAAAACGGCTCAAAATACGTTTTAA